Proteins from one Esox lucius isolate fEsoLuc1 chromosome 19, fEsoLuc1.pri, whole genome shotgun sequence genomic window:
- the fjx1 gene encoding four-jointed box protein 1, translated as MRAVSANLLALLLFCTCACVFYVWNSLEVSRLERYTRGLQSASWGTLHPGPPSDLPVKTFRALLTVPAAQRLHFGDGRQYVHNLTGVRDQTGSLGSRDYHINVDNKESAQKGVPESNFVSLVEEGIFWSEWLEDRLPVSFSEKHARAWRERARGQRIVKLEPGCGRISNQLATFLDGTKACVRYGINADQVQGETLTYYLAGLLGITNIPPLILSQLNVDSEQWDYVRRKIFSLQWSERAVVSLTEWVANLTGVVTPEPLRQKSKGLLPLPGELRNQTTEELVELMQWTDLIILDYLSANFDRLVSNLFSLQWDSRVMERETNNLLRTPRGNLVFIDNEAGLVHGFRVLDMWEKYHSTILGSVCVFRKRTAQRVIELHRRRDTRTRLLELYRDSEPLSPELGFFSDEHAGVLQTRIDRVYKHITHCKGMYHQL; from the coding sequence ATGAGGGCTGTGTCTGCGAACTTACTTGCATTGCTCCTTTTCTGCACTTGTGCCTGTGTTTTCTACGTCTGGAATAGTTTGGAGGTGAGTCGGCTCGAGAGATACACGCGGGGACTACAGTCAGCGAGTTGGGGGACCCTTCACCCCGGGCCACCCTCGGACCTTCCCGTTAAAACTTTCCGGGCTCTACTCACCGTTCCAGCGGCGCAGAGACTGCACTTTGGGGATGGCAGGCAGTATGTCCACAATCTCACTGGTGTAAGGGATCAAACGGGCTCTTTAGGAAGCAGAGATTACCATATTAATGTAGATAACAAGGAGTCAGCACAGAAGGGGGTCCCGGAGTCCAATTTTGTCTCTCTGGTTGAAGAAGGGATTTTCTGGAGTGAATGGCTGGAGGATCGGCTTCCCGTCAGCTTCAGCGAGAAACATGCCCgggcatggagagagagagcccgGGGACAGCGGATAGTTAAACTAGAGCCGGGTTGTGGTAGAATATCGAATCAACTTGCCACGTTTTTGGACGGAACTAAAGCTTGCGTGCGTTATGGAATAAACGCCGACCAGGTGCAGGGGGAAACTTTGACTTATTATCTGGCTGGTTTGCTGGGTATTACAAATATACcacctctcattctctcccagCTAAACGTGGACAGTGAACAATGGGATTACGTGAGGAGAAAGATTTTCAGTTTACAGTGGAGTGAGCGGGCTGTGGTCTCACTCACGGAGTGGGTCGCCAACCTGACCGGGGTAGTCACACCTGAACCTCTCCGCCAGAAGAGCAAGGGATTGCTTCCTTTGCCGGGTGAACTGAGGAACCAAACGACGGAAGAGCTGGTTGAGCTAATGCAGTGGACTGACCTGATAATATTGGACTACTTGTCTGCCAACTTCGACAGGCTTGTTAGTAACCTGTTTAGCTTGCAATGGGACTCGCGCGTGATGGAAAGGGAGACTAACAACCTGCTCAGAACGCCCCGCGGCAACCTTGTTTTTATAGACAACGAGGCAGGGCTTGTGCACGGTTTCCGTGTGCTGGATATGTGGGAGAAGTATCACAGTACCATATTGGGCTCTGTTTGCGTGTTTAGAAAGAGGACAGCGCAGCGCGTGATTGAACTGCACCGGCGCAGGGACACCAGGACTCGGCTACTCGAGCTGTACAGAGACAGCGAACCATTGTCTCCCGAACTAGGCTTTTTCTCAGACGAACACGCGGGAGTACTACAGACCCGAATAGACCGAGTATACAAACACATTACTCATTGCAAAGGGATGTACCACCAGCTGTGA